In the Armatimonadia bacterium genome, ACCGGCAGCGCCTTCTACGCTCCCGCGGCGTCGGTCGTGCAGATGGTCTCAGCGGTCCTGCGCGACGAGAAACGGGTGCTGCCTACCTGCGTGCGTCTGGAGGGCGAGTACGGCCTCAAGGACGTGTTCCTCGGTGTGCCTGCCAAGCTCGGTCGCGGTGGCATTGAGAAGGTCGTGGAGGTCTCACTTGACGCGGAGGAGCAAGCCGCCCTGGAGGCTTCGGCACAGATTGTGCGTGAGACCATCGAGGCCTGGGCGGCCACTCAGGGAAGCTAAGCTCCCGGACACCTCACCGTGCGCTTGCCTGTAAGCAGGCCTCCTGGAAACACCGCGGAAACGCGTTGCGGCTATCCTTACAGGTGGCTGGAGTGCAGGGCTGCCTGCGTTCGTCCAGAGTTCGGGAGACCTTCCCCACGGTTGGAGGTGTGCCATGACCATCAAGTTCATCGGGCATGCGTGCTTTCTGCTGACTTCCAGCGATGGCTTCCGTGTCCTGACGGATCCCTACGAGCCGAACGCCTTCGGCAACACCCTGAACTACAGGCCCGTCACGGATGAGGCCGACGTGGTCCTCGTCAGCCACGACCATGCCGACCACAACTACGTGCGCGGTGTGCCCGGCATCCCAGAGGTGTGCCGTGATTCCTGCCGGGTTGGTGGGATGGAGTTCCATGCGACGAGGGTGCCCCATGACGATGCGGGGGGTCGCAAGCGCGGCCAGGTAGTGGTGTTCACCTTCGAGCTGGATGGCCTGCGGTGCTGTCATCTGGCCGACATCGGCACTGCCCTCACGCCGGAGCAAGTGCAGTCCATCGGCCCCGTCGATGTGCTCATGATTCCGGTGGGCGGCACCTACACGGTCGATGCGCAGGGAGCCTGGAAGCTCATCGAGCAACTGAAGCCGCGCCTCGCCATCCCCATGCACTACAAGACCCCGCAGACCCAGCTTCCTCTCGCCCCACTGGACGCCTTCACAAAAGGCAGACCGGAAGTGGAGCGCATCGAAGGGCACACGTTTGAGGTCACAGCGGAGGGCCTCGGTGACCGCCTGCGAGTGGTGATTCTGGCGCCCTCCAACTAGCGTGGCTTTGCGCTGCGAGTTGCTCAAGGGCCCCGCGCAGAAGTGCGGGGCCCTTCGTGTTTTGGCGGCTGGGAGGTTGTGTGCCGGCGTCTGTGGGGCTCAAGTCTGCGCGGATTATCCCGATGTAGTGACGAGTGAGAACATCACCGTCGCCAACCGCGTTGGCCTTCCCGAAGGTGATGCCGATGGCACTTCCGCGACCACAGCCGCTGGATAGCCGTCCGAGGTCAACCCCGAATCCAGAGCTGCCGGCACTGCATCACCAGACGGCGCCGACGTCTCCACGCCACGCGCCACTGGTGGTTCAGGTTGGCCCGGAAGGCACCGTTCGCAGAGTCAGTGAGGCCTGGCTCCCCTTCTGCGACGGCAGCACCGTCTCGATGATCGGCCGCAGTTGGGAGGAGGTGGCGCCGAGGCTGGGGCTCGATGAGGCTCCCGCAGAAACGGTGCGTCGCGCACTCGCCCAGAGAAGTGCCTTGCCTGTGCAGGGCGACATCCGCGACCTGTGCGGTGAGGCCGCGCCGATACACGGGATGGTCTCGCCCGTCTTTGACTCGCAGGGGTTTCCGGATGGCGTCCTGCTCTGCGCCGTGAGCCCCGAGCGACCCTGGGCTGACCGACCGCGCTTGCGGGAGCTCGAGCGTCTCGCAGCGCTGTCCGAAGTGGCCGGTGGCGTTGCGCATGAGCTCAAGAACCCACTCACGGCCCTGGCCGGTCTCGCCGAGTTGCTGGCGGCCGAGGAGGTCGGCAGTCAGGCCCGCCGCTATGTGGGGGCGATGAAGTCGCAGACGCAGCGCGCCCTCCGGATCGTGTCCAGTTTCCTGAGCGTTCTATCCCCGCCAAAGCCGGTGCGCCGGCCGGTGAGTCTGACCGTCGTCGCCGAAGAAGCGCTCGAGCTTATGCGCTACCAACTGGAGGTCGACGGCGTCGAGGTGAAGGCGATCCTGGACCCGGAGACTCCCTTCGTGAGCGGCAATCCGCACGAGATCCAGCAGGTCGCGGTCAATCTGCTGTCCAACGCCCACCAGGCCGTTGGGGACTGCCCGGAACGGACTGTCGAGGTTGAGACGCGAGCGCGGGGCGACTGTGTGCAGCTTCTGGTACGCGATAGCGGTCCCGGCATACCCGCGTCCGTCCTGCCACAGATCTTCGAGCCCTTCTTCACCACCAAACCGGAGGACCGGGGAACCGGCCTTGGGCTGACGATCTCTCTGGGCCTCGCCCAGCAGCATGGCGGCAGTCTGACAGCCCGCAATCACGAGGCGGGCGGAGCGGAGTTCATCCTGGAGCTTCCTGCAAGTAGCACCCAGACCCCGCGTCCTCAGAAGCAGATCATTGCTGTCGAGGAGCCCCCGGAGCGAGAAGACGACGCTGCGGCACGTGGTCGCCTGCTGGTCGTCGACGACGAGGAGTCCCTCCGCGTGCTCATGGTGGAGGCGTTGCGTGCCGGCGGGTACCAGGTCGACGCCGCAGAGGACGGCGAGGAGGCCCTGCAGCAGCTTCAGGGCAAAGGGTATGACCTCGTCATCTGCGACCTGAGGATGCCCGGCCTCAGCGGCGAAGACCTCTATGAGCAGCTACGCGCGACGGCTCCGGAGTTGACCTCTCGCTTCATCTTCGTCACGGGTGACATCCTCGCCGGTGACCCCGACGGCTTCGTGCAGCGCTCGGGTAGCCGCATCCTCGAGAAGCCCTTCACCCTCAGACAGCTACTGGACACCACGCGGGCCGCTCTCCGATAGGTGGCACGAGCCCTAACCGAAGAACAAGCGCTCCGAGGTCCCGCAGAGGACCTGCGCCACCTCAGCCTCGGTGAGGAAATCGAGGCGGTCGCGGATCAGGGCCACACTGTCCTCGTAACGCTCGCTCTGCACCTGGTAGGGGCAGTCGGTCGCCCACAGCATCCGCTCAGCCCCGTAGGCATCGCGCACCTTGTGGATCAGGGGTGCAAGGTCGTCGTGCGGCGGCGTCTTGGCACCGAGGGCGTAGAAGGCGGAGACCTTCACCAGGCAGTTCGGCAGGCGTGCCGGACTCAGAAGCGCAGCGCTGTCGGCCTCGCAGATTTCGCCGGACGCCCCCACTCGGCCGAGATGGTCGATCACGAAGAACGTGCCCGGGAAGGCCTCGGCTGCCCTCTCCATTGCCCCGATACGCTCGGGGTCGATGAGTGGACAGACCACCAGCCCGAGCTCTCCCGCGAGCCCGAGCAACTGCGCATAGGAAGTGTCTTCGAGCATGGGGAGCGGGTCTCCGGTGCGCTGGTAGACCCTCAGTCCACGCACGCCGCGAGCACGCAGGCGCGCCAGTTCGGCTCCCAGATCAGGGCGGTTGTGGTCGACCACTGCTACGCCGCGCAGGCTCTCGGGGTAGCGCTGGATGGTGTCGAGCATGTAGGAGTTGTCGAAGCCGTAGAAGCTCATCTGGATCAGCACCACACGGTCGACACCCACAGGGCGGCAATGTGCGAAGAGCTCCTCCGCAGTGAAGGTCGGCGGCTTCATGTCGCTTCTCACAAACCCTTCCGCCAGCGGGTAGCCCTCCAGGTCGTCGGTCCAGACGTGAACGTGTGCGTCAATCATGCCCATCGTCGCAGCCTTCCTTCATCGGCCAGACTTCGTGTCAGGTCCTTCAGTGCAGGAATTCCTCCTCAGGGTGGCGAAGGCCTGCCGGGCTCGCCTCAGGGCACTGAGCCTGAGGTGTGTGGCTGACCAGACGGCGTCGTCGGAGGCGAGGCTTCGGCAGTGCCGGTGGCACTCCGCGCGCCCCTAAGGAGACTCCTGCATGAGCAACCAGGTTGCTATCGTTATAGACTGCGGTTCGACCAACATCACCGTTCTTGCCGTCGACCCGACCGGCAAGATCATCGCCGGCGCGAGCCGTCCCAATGAGGCCGTTCCGCAGCCCAACTCGCCCCAGGGCTGGATGATCTGGGACCTCGACGCCTTGTCCGGCCGCATCTGCGCCTGCTGCCAGGAGCTGATGCCCAAGCTCACGAAGGCCGAGATCAAGGCGGTCACCGTGGATACCTGGGGTGCCGATGGGGCTCCCGTCCGGGCTGACGGATCACTCTCCTACCCTCTCATCTGTTGGCAGGATTCGCGAACCGAGGGACTTGCGGCCAGTATGGGGGACCGGATCCCAACCTGGGACCTCTTCCAGGAGACCGGCTACCAGGTGATCCCCTTCAACAGTCTCCTGCGTCTCATCTGGCTGCGTGAAAACGCCCCGCAGGCACTGGAGGACGCCGACTGCTTCATGATGACGCCGGGGCTGCTGAGCTATCTGCTCTGCGGCGAGAGGTCGATGGACCCGACGGCCGGCGCCACCATGATGGCGATGGACCTTGGTGCCCGTGACTGGTCGCCGCGGATGCTGGGGCTCGCGGGTCTTGACGCTTCCTTCTTCCCGCGCTGGACGGAGCCCGGAGCAGTGATCGGCAAGGTCCATGCTGCCGGTGCGGCTGCCACGGGCCTGCCTGTCGGGACCCCCGTCATCGCTGCCGGTCACGACACCCAGTTTGCAGCGGTCGGCTGTGGCGCTCGCCCCGGCGAAGCGGTTCTGAGCAGTGGCACCTGGGAGATCCTGATGCTGCGCCATGACCGCTTCTCGCCGACGCGCTTTGGCTTGGAGGAGGGGCTGCTGTACGAAGTTGACGCTGAACCTGGGCTGTGGAACCCGCAACTGCTGATGATGGGTTCGGGGGTGCTGGAGTGGCTGCGCGACGGCTTCTTCGCCGACCTGAAGGGCCGGGGCGATGCCTACGATGTGATGATCGCCGAGGCCCGCAGGTTCGCAGCGGGGTCCGACGGCGTGACGCTACTGCCGAGCTTCGTCGCGAGCACCGGCCCGACGAAGAAGCATGGGACGAAGGGAAGCCTGCTGGGGCTCGAGATCACCACTGAGCGTGGCCAGGTGTACCGCGCTGCGTTGGAGGGTCTCAGCTTCCAACTGCGGCACGCGCTGGAGATACTGTGCGAGGCGACAGGCTTCCAGGCTCAGGGTGTGCGGGTCGTCGGCGGCGGCTCAAAGAACGTGCTGTGGAACCAGATCCGCGCGGATGTGACCGGCCTGCCGATTACGATCACCGAACAGAAGGAAGCAACGGTTCTTGGTGCCGCCATGTTCGCGCTGGTGGGTGCCGGCGTCTTCGAGAGCGTCAGCCAGGCCCAGGACGCGATGAACGTCGGCGAGATGATTGTGGAGCCCGGACCGGAGGCTGCTGCCTACGCCGACCTGTACGCGCAGTACCGTTCGGTGCCGCCGGCGCTGGAGGACTTCTACGCCTGATCGCCGCGAGGCTCAGGCACAAAGAAAAAGCCCGGCAGGAGCGCTCCGTGGGGAGGCTCCTGCCGGGCTTTGTTCCGGGTACGGATGGATTGCGCTCTGCGCGAGTTGCGTCAGAAGGCGATGTGCATAGCCCCGTAGGGACAGGCGGGTACGCATAGCTCGCAGGCGATGCAGCGGTTGGAGTTGTAGCCTACCTCACGTGTCTCCAGGTCGATCGTCAGCGCAGTGGTCGGGCAGACATTGATGCAGGCGCCGCAATGGGTGCACTTGCGCTCAATGCGCACGACGTCCTTGGACAGCGGCTGCACATGCACGCCCTGCTCCCGCGCCCAGGCGAGCCCCTTCTCCAGCGATGCCCGCTTGCCCGTCAGGCCCAGGACCAGCAGCCCCTCGGACTCCTCGGTGATGTCGGCTCGCATGATGTTGAACTCAAGGTCGAAGTTCTTCACCAACTGCGAGGTAATCGGTTGGTCGATCAACTGCTTGGGAAACCTCAGAACCACGCGACGGGTCTCCATTTACATCGCACCTCCATTCACCGGTCGTTCGCGAAGGGACTTGAACTTCAGTCCCGAGTCGGCCTGCGGGAGCATCTGGATGGGCTCCTGCAGCGTGAAGTTGCCTGAGGCAATCCAGTCCTTCAAGAGGGTGGCGATCTCCTGGGCCTTCTTGTAGCTGGATAGCGGGTTGGTCGGGATGTCGCGGCCCTTGACCTTGATGGAGCCGGTCTTCAGCTCCGCGTAGCTCACGAGGCCCAGCGGCTTGCCCTCGTTGTGCCCGTAGTTGTAGCTGTAGTCGGTGATGGGCGCGAAGATCTCGGAGTCCTTCACCGCTGTGTAGCGGGCCATGTCTTCGTCCAGGATCGGGATGGGGATCCCAATCCCAACCGCCGAGGAGCAGCCGTAGCCCAGGAAGCTGACGCCGCGGAAGAAGCGGTCGGACATCCGCTTGAGGTCGCCGACGACAGCCAGGGTCCCCGCGCCGCCCTTGGGGACGCCATTCTCGCCGCGCGGCGTGGTCGGGCAGTGCTGCGTGCCCTCCCAGAACACCATGCCCTGGGTGCCGGCGAGGAAGATGCGGGTACCGATGCCGACGGTCCGGTAGTAGGGGTCGTTCAGCAGCGGACTCAGTTGTCCTGCGGAGCAGTAGCTCGCAGACCCCAGGTCCTTCTTCACTACACCCATGTACGTGTAGATATCCCGCTCGGTGTTCACGTTGACTGCAACCCCGTAGTTCTGGTAGCAGTTCCGCGGGTTGCACAGATACGCCTGGTTGAGGTCCTTGAGGTTAATCCAGGTGTCGAGCTTCTTGCGTGGGTAGCAGTCCGTCCCGTAGGCCTGAGCCGTGAGCCGGACGTCCTCGCCGGCGATGAGGCCCTCGATGACGTGGCCGCCGCCATAGCGGAACTCGCCCGGGTGCGGCGTGTTCAGCGGGTCGTCCTCGCGGGCCTCGGTGGCGCCGATGTACAGGTCGACGGCAGCCAGTCCACCGTAGGCCGGAACTCCGTTCAGCCACGCCTTGCTGATCTTCATCCGCGGGGTCGTGTGGCCGATGTTGAGGACGGCGCCGGTTGAGCACATGGGACCGAAGGTGCCGGTGGTGACAACGTCCACTCTCTCGGCGGCCTTCTTGACGCCCTCTTCCTCCACGATGTCGATCATCTCTTCGGCCGTCACGACGACAACCTTGCCGGTCCGGATCCGCTCGTTGATCTCTGCGTAAGTCTTAGGCACTATCCAATCCTCCTCAAGACGCGGCACACGGGCCTGCCTGCTCACAGTTGGACGCCCGTCACGCCAGGTAGGGCGGAAGGTCGAACTGCGACTGGCCTGTGCCACGGGATGCTGATGTGTCAGATCACTGCAAGTCTGCTGGAAGCTGCCGAGGGTGCGTCCGAGGTAGTTGGGATTACACGGACGACGCGGCAGCCCTGGGAGCGCTGAGATGGCGCCGGAAACCCCGGCGCCGAGCCATGCCCATCATCCCGACCTGTGCGCAGTGGGCGACTGCCGTCATTCGTGTATCCCTCCTTTGTACCCTGAAGAGGTACCCGGCAGAAACGCCGGGCATGTCAGGCTCTGCCTGTGGTTATCCAAGTCTGACGAGTTCGAACTCGCCCGCCACGCCCAGGGTCGAGCCGAGGATGGCCAACGCTTGACGCACTCCCTCGGTGCTCGCGACCCGTGCCACCGCCTGTTCCACGTCCTGCGGGCCCTGAAGGCTGTTGCCAAGACTAGATGCCATCGCATCGGCGAAGGCTGTGTCGTCCGCAACGACTAGCGCGGCATCGGCTTTGCCCGCGCTATAGGAAGGCCCTACGGTTGCCGAGGAGGTGCAGACCCCAAGGGTCTCCCCCGCCGGAAGGCGCAGGCCAACCTTCCCGCTCAGCGGTGACCGGCCGGCGTAGACGGCGACCGTCCGCCCATGGCCTGTGCAGAGGAAGACGTCGCCACCGTTCTCCACCACAACCTCTGACGCTTGCTCAAGCAGGCGACGCCCAACGAACTCCGCGATGGCTCCCGCAACGGACGCCATCGGCCCGACCTGCGCCCGTGAACCCGCGCGGTACATTGCCTCGACGACTTGCGGAGCCCCTTCGCGTCCGGCCAGCGGAGCCAGGCTTGTCGCGAAACCCGGGACCAGGATGATCTCGGTCTCGATGGCCCGCCGTGCCTCGCGAACGGCCTCCCGGGCGACCTTCTCGAGGCCGGTCAGTCCTGCCGACACCTGTATGTGAAGGTCCGTCTGAGCCTCGGCCACATGGAAGGCCACGAGGTCTTCCGCGGCCGCAAGGTGCCGGTATGTCCGTGGCTCGTAACCTGCCATATCAGCACAAACCTCGCGTCCTCCGACGCCAAGTTGGGATGAGTATAACGACTGCAGCCCCCGAGCGCAAGATCCCGGTAATGTGGTTATACGAAGTTTGCTGCCTGAGGAGGCGCGTTCCGTGAGCGGAATCAGGCCCGCATCAGAGCTGCACGAACCCCATCGGCGCTGAGTATCCCCTGCAGGTTTCCGTAGTCGTCGATGACCATCATCCAGCTCTGCCCGGTACGTTCCATGTACTCCAGGGCTTCGAGGGCCCTGCGGTTCTGGCGGAGGACCATCCCCTCGGATAGGGGCACCATCACCTGCTCTACTTTGAGGTCCGTCCACAGCGCCTGTGGAATCGTCGCCAGCCGGTCGAGTGACAGCACTCCGATGGGCTGCGCGCCGACGAGGATCGGCACCGGTCCTTCCGGTCGCTTCAGGGCGAAATGCGAGGCGGCCACGGTGACCGGCGTTCCCGCGTACACTACCAACTCCGGCGGAGTACTAACCTGCCACAGCGGCAGATTGACGAGAGCGTCACGCACTCGCTCGCGCTGATAGGTGGCCCTGGCAGCACCCGCCAGCAGGAGGCCCATGCCCGTGTAGAAGACGAGGATCAGGCCGGAGCTCGAGGCGATCCCGAGCCACGCCCCGAGAGCGATGAGACTGTAGCCGACGACCTGGCCCATGATCGAGGCAACCCGGGTTGCCCGCAGGAGGTTGTCCCAGTGCAGCCACAGGAGGGACCGCAGAACGCGACCGCCGTCCAGTGGGAAGCCGGGAACCATGTTGAAGACCGCGAGCACCAAGTTGGCTGCTGCCACGCGCCCGAGGCAGGACGTCACCACCGCACCAAGGCCGAAGTGCTGTGAGGCCCACCAACCGGCGCCGAGGACCACCGCCAGGGCCACGCTCATCGCCGGTCCGGCGATCGAGATGAGGAGCTCATCACTCGCCTTCCTGGGCTCCTCGTCGACCTGCGCCACGCCGCCGAAGATGAACAGCGTGATGCGGGTGACGCCGATGCCGGTTCGCCGTGCCATGAAGGAGTGGGACAGTTCGTGCAGCAGCACCGAGCCGAAGAACAGGAGGGTTGTGACCAGGGCCGCAAGCCAGGGAATCCAGCGTGCTCCGGGCCTGGTCATGTGCGGATAGACGTTCACCGCCTGATCGTAGACGAACAGCGCGAACACGATCAGCCAGGACACGTTGATCTCGATGGAAATGCCGCGTATGCTTCCGATGCGCCAACCGCGCAGAGCAACTCACCTCAGTCTAGGGGCGCCCAGGGCGCCCTCGGTACGGTCCGCGCAGACCACCCGGACTGCGAACCAGCCAAGTATATGGTATCATCCCACTCAACAGGTCATCACACAAGACCCAAGGACACTTTGGATGCGGAAGTTCCCGTGCCCGGGGTATCGGGGTGTCCTGTGGCGGGCCCTGCGGGAACATATCGCCTACTCGTTCGTCCTTAAGCCAAACGGCCGCCTCAGCCGGTCTCATCCTACCCTCCGGAGCCGAATATGCCCCGTCATCGCACCACACTGGTCGTCGCGTGCCTGTTGTCTCTGCTGGGCCTGGCTGCTACTGCCTTCGCGGAGCCTACCTCCTCCGACCTATCCTTCCTTGAGGAGCCGGTCAGTGGGGAGGTCGATGTGCGGGCAGACCTCGACACCGGCGCGCAATGGGCCTCCGACGCACTTATCAAGATTGTCTTCTGCTGGAAGGACGAAGCCAACCATCTCTTCTTCCAGGCCAACGGTCAGGAAGCGGAGCTGGTCATGGTCAGGGACGGCGATACCGAGGTTCTCGCCAAGACCGACCAGTGGGCCACCGCGGCTGCAGGCGGTCAGCATCACCTCATCATCAAGCGCCGTGACTGGGCGATCCGCGTCCTCTGTGACGGTCACGTGATCCTCACGGCCTATGAGGAGTTCGCTCCCGGTGAGCAGATCGGCCACCTCGCACGAGGACTGAAGGTCACCGACCTCTCGACGCAGCCGATCGGCGAGATGATGTTCCACGACGACTTCTCACGTCCGCCGGGTGAACCGGACCCGTGGGACATCGCAGAAGGCTCCTGGGCGATCCGGCTTCCCGAGTCGCGCAATGCGGTCTCGGACCCCGTGAAGACCGCGAACCCCTTCACGCTCATGGCTACCGGTCAGCGTGCACTGATTGCTGCCGGGTCGAGCTTCTGGGATGGCTACCAGGTGCGGTGCTCCGCCAAGCCTGCGGCCAGCGGGATGATCGGTGTCGCCTTCGATGTCCAGAGCGAGAAGGACTACTACCTGTTCCGGGTCTCCGTGTTCTCGCCTCCCCAGACAGCGAGCTCCGGCACCGTCGAACTGGTGAAGGTGATCGGCGGTAACCCGACGGTGATCGAGAAGGCTCCGGGCGGCGTCGGAGTGGGCACGTGGGTGCAACTCGGGGTCCGTACGGACGACGGTCTGCTCTCCGGCCTCGTCGACGGGAAGGTCGTCTGCAGCACCCGCGACAGCACCTTCGGTGAGGGGCAGATCGGCCTGTACACCGAGGCCTGCG is a window encoding:
- a CDS encoding MBL fold metallo-hydrolase, whose protein sequence is MTIKFIGHACFLLTSSDGFRVLTDPYEPNAFGNTLNYRPVTDEADVVLVSHDHADHNYVRGVPGIPEVCRDSCRVGGMEFHATRVPHDDAGGRKRGQVVVFTFELDGLRCCHLADIGTALTPEQVQSIGPVDVLMIPVGGTYTVDAQGAWKLIEQLKPRLAIPMHYKTPQTQLPLAPLDAFTKGRPEVERIEGHTFEVTAEGLGDRLRVVILAPSN
- a CDS encoding ATP-binding protein; amino-acid sequence: MALPRPQPLDSRPRSTPNPELPALHHQTAPTSPRHAPLVVQVGPEGTVRRVSEAWLPFCDGSTVSMIGRSWEEVAPRLGLDEAPAETVRRALAQRSALPVQGDIRDLCGEAAPIHGMVSPVFDSQGFPDGVLLCAVSPERPWADRPRLRELERLAALSEVAGGVAHELKNPLTALAGLAELLAAEEVGSQARRYVGAMKSQTQRALRIVSSFLSVLSPPKPVRRPVSLTVVAEEALELMRYQLEVDGVEVKAILDPETPFVSGNPHEIQQVAVNLLSNAHQAVGDCPERTVEVETRARGDCVQLLVRDSGPGIPASVLPQIFEPFFTTKPEDRGTGLGLTISLGLAQQHGGSLTARNHEAGGAEFILELPASSTQTPRPQKQIIAVEEPPEREDDAAARGRLLVVDDEESLRVLMVEALRAGGYQVDAAEDGEEALQQLQGKGYDLVICDLRMPGLSGEDLYEQLRATAPELTSRFIFVTGDILAGDPDGFVQRSGSRILEKPFTLRQLLDTTRAALR
- a CDS encoding amidohydrolase family protein, which codes for MGMIDAHVHVWTDDLEGYPLAEGFVRSDMKPPTFTAEELFAHCRPVGVDRVVLIQMSFYGFDNSYMLDTIQRYPESLRGVAVVDHNRPDLGAELARLRARGVRGLRVYQRTGDPLPMLEDTSYAQLLGLAGELGLVVCPLIDPERIGAMERAAEAFPGTFFVIDHLGRVGASGEICEADSAALLSPARLPNCLVKVSAFYALGAKTPPHDDLAPLIHKVRDAYGAERMLWATDCPYQVQSERYEDSVALIRDRLDFLTEAEVAQVLCGTSERLFFG
- a CDS encoding FGGY family carbohydrate kinase, encoding MSNQVAIVIDCGSTNITVLAVDPTGKIIAGASRPNEAVPQPNSPQGWMIWDLDALSGRICACCQELMPKLTKAEIKAVTVDTWGADGAPVRADGSLSYPLICWQDSRTEGLAASMGDRIPTWDLFQETGYQVIPFNSLLRLIWLRENAPQALEDADCFMMTPGLLSYLLCGERSMDPTAGATMMAMDLGARDWSPRMLGLAGLDASFFPRWTEPGAVIGKVHAAGAAATGLPVGTPVIAAGHDTQFAAVGCGARPGEAVLSSGTWEILMLRHDRFSPTRFGLEEGLLYEVDAEPGLWNPQLLMMGSGVLEWLRDGFFADLKGRGDAYDVMIAEARRFAAGSDGVTLLPSFVASTGPTKKHGTKGSLLGLEITTERGQVYRAALEGLSFQLRHALEILCEATGFQAQGVRVVGGGSKNVLWNQIRADVTGLPITITEQKEATVLGAAMFALVGAGVFESVSQAQDAMNVGEMIVEPGPEAAAYADLYAQYRSVPPALEDFYA
- a CDS encoding NIL domain-containing protein, yielding METRRVVLRFPKQLIDQPITSQLVKNFDLEFNIMRADITEESEGLLVLGLTGKRASLEKGLAWAREQGVHVQPLSKDVVRIERKCTHCGACINVCPTTALTIDLETREVGYNSNRCIACELCVPACPYGAMHIAF
- a CDS encoding homocysteine biosynthesis protein; translated protein: MPKTYAEINERIRTGKVVVVTAEEMIDIVEEEGVKKAAERVDVVTTGTFGPMCSTGAVLNIGHTTPRMKISKAWLNGVPAYGGLAAVDLYIGATEAREDDPLNTPHPGEFRYGGGHVIEGLIAGEDVRLTAQAYGTDCYPRKKLDTWINLKDLNQAYLCNPRNCYQNYGVAVNVNTERDIYTYMGVVKKDLGSASYCSAGQLSPLLNDPYYRTVGIGTRIFLAGTQGMVFWEGTQHCPTTPRGENGVPKGGAGTLAVVGDLKRMSDRFFRGVSFLGYGCSSAVGIGIPIPILDEDMARYTAVKDSEIFAPITDYSYNYGHNEGKPLGLVSYAELKTGSIKVKGRDIPTNPLSSYKKAQEIATLLKDWIASGNFTLQEPIQMLPQADSGLKFKSLRERPVNGGAM
- a CDS encoding UPF0280 family protein; its protein translation is MAGYEPRTYRHLAAAEDLVAFHVAEAQTDLHIQVSAGLTGLEKVAREAVREARRAIETEIILVPGFATSLAPLAGREGAPQVVEAMYRAGSRAQVGPMASVAGAIAEFVGRRLLEQASEVVVENGGDVFLCTGHGRTVAVYAGRSPLSGKVGLRLPAGETLGVCTSSATVGPSYSAGKADAALVVADDTAFADAMASSLGNSLQGPQDVEQAVARVASTEGVRQALAILGSTLGVAGEFELVRLG
- a CDS encoding site-2 protease family protein — its product is MSWLIVFALFVYDQAVNVYPHMTRPGARWIPWLAALVTTLLFFGSVLLHELSHSFMARRTGIGVTRITLFIFGGVAQVDEEPRKASDELLISIAGPAMSVALAVVLGAGWWASQHFGLGAVVTSCLGRVAAANLVLAVFNMVPGFPLDGGRVLRSLLWLHWDNLLRATRVASIMGQVVGYSLIALGAWLGIASSSGLILVFYTGMGLLLAGAARATYQRERVRDALVNLPLWQVSTPPELVVYAGTPVTVAASHFALKRPEGPVPILVGAQPIGVLSLDRLATIPQALWTDLKVEQVMVPLSEGMVLRQNRRALEALEYMERTGQSWMMVIDDYGNLQGILSADGVRAALMRA